Proteins from a genomic interval of Eulemur rufifrons isolate Redbay chromosome 10, OSU_ERuf_1, whole genome shotgun sequence:
- the FBLL1 gene encoding rRNA/tRNA 2'-O-methyltransferase fibrillarin-like protein 1 produces the protein MKAASSRGGGSWGGGWGAGRGGGAGGAKGGGGDSGGPAGKAGFGARARGFGAGGRGRGRGGGGGGGGGGGGGGGGGGARRGGAAKSKSRRRKGVIAVSVEPHRHEGVFIYRGAEDALVTLNMVPGLSVYGERRVTVTEGGVKQEYRTWNPFRSKLAAAILGGVDQIHIKPKSKVLYLGAASGTTVSHVSDIIGPDGLVYAVEFSHRAGRDLVNVAKKRTNIIPVLEDARHPLKYRMLIGMVDVIFADVAQPDQSRIVALNAHTFLRNGGHFLISIKANCIDSTASAEAVFASEVRKLQQENLKPQEQLTLEPYERDHAVVVGVYRPLPKSSSK, from the coding sequence ATGAAGGCGGCGAGCTCGCGCGGGGGCGGCAGCTGGGGCGGCGGCTGGGGCGCCGGGCGAGGCGGCGGCGCCGGCGGGGCCAAGGGCGGAGGAGGCGACAGCGGCGGCCCAGCGGGCAAGGCCGGCTTCGGGGCGCGGGCGCGCGGCTTCGGCGCGggcggccggggccgggggcgcggcggcggcggtggcggcggcggtggtggcggtggcggtggcggcggcggcggcgcgcggcGGGGCGGCGCGGCCAAGAGCAAGAGCCGGCGCAGGAAGGGCGTCATCGCCGTGTCGGTGGAGCCGCACCGGCACGAGGGCGTCTTCATCTACCGCGGGGCCGAGGACGCACTGGTCACGCTGAACATGGTGCCCGGCCTCTCGGTGTATGGCGAGAGGCGCGTCACGGTGACCGAGGGCGGCGTGAAGCAGGAGTACCGCACGTGGAACCCGTTCAGGTCCAAGCTGGCCGCGGCCATCCTGGGAGGGGTCGACCAGATCCATATCAAGCCCAAGTCCAAAGTGCTGTACCTGGGCGCCGCATCGGGCACCACGGTCTCCCACGTCTCCGACATCATCGGCCCCGACGGGCTGGTCTACGCAGTCGAGTTCTCCCACCGCGCTGGCCGCGATCTGGTCAACGTGGCCAAGAAGCGAACCAACATCATCCCGGTCCTGGAAGACGCCCGGCACCCGCTCAAGTACCGCATGCTCATCGGGATGGTGGACGTGATCTTCGCCGACGTGGCCCAGCCGGACCAGTCCCGCATCGTGGCTCTGAACGCCCACACCTTCTTGCGCAACGGGGGCCACTTTCTCATCTCCATCAAGGCCAACTGCATCGACTCCACCGCCTCCGCCGAGGCTGTGTTTGCTTCAGAGGTGAGGAAGTTGCAGCAGGAGAACTTGAAGCCTCAAGAGCAGCTGACTCTGGAGCCCTATGAGAGAGACCACGCTGTGGTCGTCGGAGTCTACCGGCCCCTTCCCAAGAGCAGCAGCAAGTAG